Proteins encoded together in one Papaver somniferum cultivar HN1 unplaced genomic scaffold, ASM357369v1 unplaced-scaffold_117, whole genome shotgun sequence window:
- the LOC113329631 gene encoding tropinone reductase homolog At5g06060-like — protein IVYRIAYSFPRIQPRQILVLVECEIDIQQCLQNWREKGYTVTGTVSDATVPVDRKKLIKTISSVFGDKLNILVNNVGGAVYKDTVDYTDEDHAKVMAINFDSGYYLSKLAHPLLKASGSGSIVFITSVGGIAAAPKVSNYAACNGAIHQITKNFSFEWAKDKIRVNSVAPWFIRTGLVEHNLLVERVEDYIIARTPMRRLGDPNEVSSLVAFLCLPSASYITGQVICVDGGFTVNGFFPTQD, from the exons ATCGTTTATAGAATTgcttattccttcccgaggattcaacctcgtcaAATACTTGTTCTTGTTGAGTGTGAAATTGATATCCAGCAGTGCTTGCAAAATTGGAGAGAAAAAGGTTACACAGTAACTGGTACAGTCAGTGATGCCACGGTTCCGGTTGATAGAAAGAAGTTAATCAAGACTATTTCATCTGTTTTTGGTGACAAACTCAACATCCTT GTTAATAATGTTGGAGGAGCTGTGTACAAAGATACCGTGGATTACACAGATGAGGATCACGCAAAAGTTATGGCTATCAACTTCGACTCTGGATACTATTTATCAAAACTAGCACACCCTCTCTTGAAAGCATCTGGTTCAGGAAGCATTGTCTTCATTACATCTGTTGGTGGCATTGCTGCTGCACCAAAGGTGTCCAATTATGCGGCATGCAACG GAGCTATTCATCAAATCACAAAGAACTTTTCTTTTGAATGGGCGAAAGATAAGATTCGGGTCAATAGTGTAGCACCATGGTTTATTAGAACCGGGCTTGTAGAACATAATCTGCTAGTAGAAAGGGTTGAAGACTATATCATAGCCAGAACTCCTATGAGGCGTCTTGGGGACCCAAATGAGGTTTCATCTCTTGTGGCATTCTTATGCCTTCCTAGTGCTTCATACATCACTGGCCAAGTCATCTGTGTCGACGGTGGATTTACAGTAAATGGTTTCTTTCCGACACAAGATTGA